From Streptomyces fungicidicus, one genomic window encodes:
- a CDS encoding non-ribosomal peptide synthetase yields the protein MSDSSATVLPLTAGQAGIWYAQSLSGANATFNAALYLDIEGAVDERLFVSAMRQVVIEAEALRARITDDGSGPVQVVEPVGDWSQQPVQVLDFTSAGEPWQEAEAWMWADAGTPLDMGAEPLYRFALLKVADDRTLFYYRYHHVVMDAAGASLVAARVAEVYTRLVAGEDTAVGAFPPLRELIEDEAAYRGSAAFEADRDYWTARFADTPAVPSLGDRPTAMPHHQVRGGAQVPAGLAAEVRDVARAVGVGWPAAVLAALAAYTSRITGTSDVVVALSVAARASAAGRAVPGMVSNVIGVRMDVRPEMTAAELVRHAHQRMREATRHKRYRYEDLRRDLKLLGSDGRLLGPRLNLHVASSSVEFDGTPATLHPLTAGHDDDFSLIVMAEPDGGFRFDMTANPDVYRSGAAERHHRLVMRLLGELAARPHSPIGALDTVDDELRTRLVDDWGGVQATAAAPEPVLSTLTERFAGAAAAHPGNTAVIAFDGDDRRTLTYRELDERSNRLARLLISRGVRRGDLVALAMPRSVDLPVALLATVKAGAAYLPIDPDSPADRASYILGDARPTALVTARQDTLAARPDGDVPTIVLDDPFIRIALAALSDAPVEDGDRGGPLLPHQAAYVIYTSGSTGRPKGVVVAHQNVIRLLDRTRHWSGFGADDVWALFHSYAFDFSVWEIWGALLHGAGLLVPPHHVTRSPHEFLRLLARERVTVLNQTPSAFYQLIQADADEPETGAELALRFVVFGGEALEFGRLAQWYERHAEDAPRLVNMYGITETTVHTTEYMLSASDATAGTGSMIGLGIEDLRLYVLDGALRPAPTGVPGELYVSGPGVADGYLGRPDLTSTRFVADPFGPAGQRMYRSGDVVRWAEDGSANLEYLGRSDHQVKIRGFRIEPGEIESAVLRHPDVRQAAVVVREDTPGDKRLVAYVVGGQGDGAAPEPAALRKHAAAELPDHMVPSWFVHLDALPLTTNGKLDARALPAPDFGATASGRAPRTPEEEIFCGLFAEILGLPSVSLDDNFFDLGGHSLLATRLVSRVRAAFGVELAIRTVFEQPTPAALIGWLAGTGNVPEARRPLTVMDKPDEIPLSFAQLRLWFVDKIDGGAGTYNIPLVVRLRGSLDEEALQAAIGDVIARHESLRTVFPDRDGSPRQHILSAAEATPVMGVTEIAADELDGAMADMAAIGFDLATEAPVRAHLFRVAGDDHALLMPVHHIAGDGWSLVPLTRDLETAYTARSQGRVPDWRPLPVQYADYTLWQRAILGDEDDPDSAIRGQLAHWKEYLAGLPEEVTLPTDRPRPAVASYRGETLRFALTPEQHQQLMRCSREFDVSPFMVVQTALAALLSKLGAGDDIPLGISIAGRTDEALDDLVGFLVNTLVMRTDLAGDPRFEDLLGKARVDGLAAFANQDLPFERLVEAVNPERSAGRHPLIQIGLGFQNNATPTLDLPGLDAWIEPAITRTAKLDLLFDFREVQSEGDTPDHMVCAVEYATDLYDRSTVELLITRLVRLLDEATARPAARLSELDVLLDDERRRVLVDWNDTARAVDFDTLPALFAAQVARTPEALALVAGDEELSYADLEARVNRLARHLVARGIGAEDRVLLVMPKSVALVVAQLAVVTAGAAFVPVDPGYPRDRVAFMAQDCAPALMLTCSEVAETAAEVIPDAPALVVDDPATAAAIAVRPDTRLTDAERVRPVSVDHAAYIIYTSGSTGRPKGVVVTHRGIGNLAAAQIERFAIQRDSRVVQYATPSFDAAVSETCIALLRGAALVLPVGTGLLLGDALADFLTEYRVTHATIPPVALTGLDPAAVPADMVLTVAGEACPAELAGIWSHGRRMINAYGPTETTVCATMSAPLTEAAVPPIGTPITNMRVYVLDSRLSPVPPGVDGELYVAGCGLARGYLGRPGLSAERFVAAPFGEPGERMYRTGDLVRRRADGQLEFVGRADDQVKLRGFRVEPDEIAGVLTDQPQVASAAVVIREDRPGERRLVGYVVPARDTAPGRDTGLETDQVDKWQVINDEVYGADDDGDGPPLGENFAGWHSSYDGSVLPEEEMRAWRAATVERILALRPRRVLEIGVGAGLIMAPVAPHVELYWGADLSGTVIETLRRQTAADPLLAGRTRFTAAPAHSLDGVPEGTFDTVVINSVAQYFPSVDYLTEVVTKAFSLLGDTGAVFLGDLRDFRLLRCMRAGVHRVGHPDDGAAAARAAVDRAVERETELLVDPGLFDSLADALDGFGGVDVRIKQGAYDNELSRYRYDVVLHKRPADAVSLARVPALAWDDTGGLGGLAARLRQTGPDGLRVTGIPNGRLAADLVAVAEIDGVPAADGIAVGALTDIGSRAGHRTLVTWTAGTADGRLDAVFLPAGGDGDAEPAYRDLYLPGPAPERYANDPLAGRKDGALVAELHDALAGRLPDYMVPAALVVLDALPVTPNGKLDQKALPAPDAASASHLAPATPEEETIARIFAEVLGLPRVGADDDFFRQGGDSIVSIQLVSKARAAGLTLTAQDVFAHRTVRAIAAAATAAPDGTGTDDPAAGSEWDIPLVSQDELDEFASNWSV from the coding sequence ATGTCTGACTCGTCAGCCACGGTTCTGCCACTGACCGCCGGCCAGGCCGGAATCTGGTACGCACAGAGCCTGAGCGGCGCCAACGCCACCTTCAACGCGGCTCTGTACCTGGACATCGAAGGAGCCGTCGACGAGCGGCTGTTCGTGTCCGCCATGCGCCAGGTCGTCATCGAGGCCGAGGCCCTGCGGGCCCGGATCACCGACGACGGCAGCGGCCCGGTCCAGGTCGTCGAGCCCGTCGGCGACTGGTCGCAACAGCCCGTGCAGGTGCTGGACTTCACCTCGGCCGGGGAGCCGTGGCAGGAGGCCGAGGCGTGGATGTGGGCCGACGCCGGCACCCCGCTGGACATGGGCGCCGAGCCGCTGTACCGGTTCGCGCTCCTGAAGGTGGCCGACGACCGGACGCTGTTCTACTACCGCTACCACCACGTGGTGATGGACGCCGCCGGCGCGAGCCTGGTCGCCGCCCGCGTCGCCGAGGTGTACACCCGGCTCGTCGCCGGGGAGGACACCGCCGTCGGCGCGTTCCCCCCGCTGCGCGAGCTGATCGAGGACGAGGCCGCCTACCGGGGGTCCGCCGCCTTCGAGGCCGACCGCGACTACTGGACCGCCCGGTTCGCCGACACCCCGGCCGTGCCGAGCCTCGGCGACCGGCCGACCGCCATGCCCCACCACCAGGTGCGGGGCGGCGCGCAGGTCCCGGCGGGTCTCGCGGCCGAGGTCCGGGACGTGGCCCGCGCGGTCGGCGTCGGCTGGCCGGCCGCCGTGCTGGCCGCCCTCGCCGCCTACACCAGCCGCATCACCGGCACCTCGGACGTGGTCGTCGCGCTGTCCGTCGCCGCGCGCGCCAGCGCCGCGGGCCGTGCCGTGCCCGGCATGGTCTCCAACGTCATCGGCGTACGCATGGACGTGCGGCCGGAGATGACGGCCGCCGAACTCGTCCGCCACGCCCACCAGCGGATGCGCGAGGCGACCCGGCACAAGCGGTACCGCTACGAGGACCTGCGCCGCGACCTCAAGCTGCTCGGCTCCGACGGCCGGCTGCTCGGCCCGCGCCTCAACCTGCACGTGGCGTCCTCGTCGGTGGAGTTCGACGGGACCCCCGCCACCCTGCACCCGCTGACGGCCGGCCACGACGACGACTTCTCCCTGATCGTGATGGCCGAGCCGGACGGCGGATTCCGGTTCGACATGACGGCCAACCCCGACGTCTACCGCTCCGGGGCAGCCGAACGCCACCACCGCCTCGTCATGCGGCTGCTCGGCGAACTCGCCGCCCGTCCGCACAGCCCGATCGGCGCGCTGGACACGGTGGACGACGAGCTGCGGACCCGGCTCGTCGACGACTGGGGCGGGGTGCAGGCCACGGCCGCCGCCCCGGAGCCCGTGCTGTCGACCCTGACCGAACGTTTCGCCGGTGCGGCCGCCGCCCACCCCGGCAACACCGCCGTGATCGCCTTCGACGGCGACGACCGCCGCACCCTGACCTACCGGGAGCTCGACGAGCGCTCCAACCGGCTGGCCCGCCTGCTGATCTCGCGCGGAGTGCGGCGCGGCGACCTCGTCGCGCTGGCCATGCCCCGCTCGGTGGACCTGCCCGTGGCGCTGCTCGCCACCGTCAAGGCCGGCGCCGCCTATCTGCCCATCGACCCCGACTCCCCGGCCGACCGGGCCTCCTACATCCTCGGCGACGCCCGCCCGACCGCCCTGGTCACCGCCCGCCAGGACACCCTGGCGGCCAGGCCCGACGGCGACGTCCCGACGATCGTGCTGGACGACCCGTTCATCCGCATCGCCCTGGCCGCGCTGTCCGACGCGCCCGTCGAGGACGGCGACCGCGGCGGCCCGCTCCTGCCCCACCAGGCCGCCTACGTCATCTACACGTCCGGCTCCACCGGCCGCCCCAAGGGCGTCGTCGTCGCCCACCAGAACGTGATCCGGCTGCTCGACCGCACCCGCCACTGGAGCGGCTTCGGCGCGGACGACGTGTGGGCGCTGTTCCACTCCTACGCCTTCGACTTCTCCGTGTGGGAGATCTGGGGCGCCCTGCTGCACGGCGCCGGACTCCTGGTGCCGCCGCACCACGTGACCCGCTCGCCGCACGAGTTCCTGCGGCTGCTGGCCCGCGAACGCGTCACCGTGCTCAACCAGACCCCGTCCGCCTTCTACCAGTTGATCCAGGCCGACGCCGACGAACCGGAAACGGGCGCGGAACTCGCCCTGCGCTTCGTCGTCTTCGGCGGTGAGGCCCTGGAGTTCGGCCGGCTCGCCCAGTGGTACGAGCGGCACGCCGAGGACGCGCCCCGGCTGGTCAACATGTACGGCATCACCGAGACCACGGTGCACACCACCGAGTACATGCTGAGCGCCTCCGACGCCACGGCCGGCACCGGAAGCATGATCGGCCTCGGCATCGAGGACCTGCGCCTGTACGTCCTCGACGGCGCGCTGCGCCCGGCCCCGACCGGCGTCCCCGGCGAGCTCTACGTCAGCGGGCCCGGCGTCGCCGACGGCTACCTCGGCCGCCCGGACCTGACCTCCACCCGGTTCGTCGCCGACCCGTTCGGCCCGGCCGGACAGCGCATGTACCGCTCCGGCGACGTGGTGCGCTGGGCCGAGGACGGCAGCGCCAACCTCGAGTACCTGGGCCGCTCCGACCACCAGGTGAAGATCCGCGGGTTCCGCATCGAGCCGGGCGAGATCGAGTCCGCCGTACTGCGCCACCCCGACGTGCGCCAGGCCGCGGTCGTCGTCCGCGAGGACACCCCCGGCGACAAGCGGCTGGTGGCCTACGTCGTCGGCGGCCAGGGCGACGGCGCCGCCCCCGAGCCGGCGGCCCTGCGCAAGCACGCCGCCGCCGAACTCCCCGACCACATGGTGCCGTCCTGGTTCGTGCACCTGGACGCGCTGCCGCTGACCACCAACGGCAAGCTCGACGCCCGGGCGCTGCCCGCCCCCGACTTCGGCGCCACCGCCTCGGGCCGCGCCCCGCGCACGCCCGAAGAGGAGATCTTCTGCGGACTGTTCGCGGAGATCCTCGGCCTGCCCTCGGTCTCCCTGGACGACAACTTCTTCGACCTGGGCGGCCACTCGCTGCTCGCCACCCGCCTCGTCAGCCGCGTCCGCGCCGCCTTCGGCGTGGAGCTGGCGATCCGCACCGTCTTCGAACAGCCCACGCCCGCCGCGCTGATCGGCTGGCTGGCCGGCACCGGCAACGTGCCCGAGGCGCGGCGCCCGCTCACCGTGATGGACAAGCCGGACGAGATCCCGCTCTCCTTCGCCCAGCTGCGGCTGTGGTTCGTCGACAAGATCGACGGCGGGGCCGGCACGTACAACATCCCGCTGGTGGTGCGGCTGCGCGGCTCGCTCGACGAGGAGGCGCTGCAGGCCGCGATCGGCGACGTGATCGCCCGGCACGAGAGCCTGCGCACCGTCTTCCCCGACCGGGACGGCTCCCCGCGCCAGCACATCCTGTCCGCCGCCGAGGCCACCCCGGTCATGGGCGTGACCGAGATCGCCGCGGACGAACTCGACGGCGCCATGGCCGACATGGCCGCCATCGGCTTCGACCTCGCCACCGAGGCGCCGGTGCGCGCCCACCTCTTCCGCGTCGCCGGCGACGACCACGCGCTGCTGATGCCGGTGCACCACATCGCGGGCGACGGCTGGTCCCTGGTGCCGCTCACCCGCGACCTGGAGACCGCCTACACCGCGCGCAGCCAGGGGCGCGTCCCCGACTGGCGGCCGCTGCCGGTGCAGTACGCCGACTACACCCTGTGGCAGCGGGCGATCCTCGGCGACGAGGACGACCCGGACTCGGCCATCCGCGGCCAGCTCGCGCACTGGAAGGAGTACCTCGCCGGGCTGCCCGAGGAGGTCACCCTCCCCACCGACCGGCCCCGCCCGGCCGTCGCCTCCTACCGCGGCGAGACCCTGCGCTTCGCGCTCACCCCCGAGCAGCACCAGCAACTCATGCGCTGCTCACGCGAGTTCGACGTCAGCCCGTTCATGGTCGTGCAGACCGCGCTGGCCGCGCTGCTGAGCAAGCTCGGCGCCGGCGACGACATCCCCCTCGGCATCTCCATCGCCGGCCGCACCGACGAGGCGCTGGACGACCTGGTCGGCTTCCTCGTCAACACCCTGGTGATGCGCACCGACCTGGCCGGCGACCCCCGCTTCGAGGACCTGCTCGGCAAGGCCCGCGTGGACGGTCTGGCCGCCTTCGCCAACCAGGACCTGCCGTTCGAGCGGCTGGTCGAGGCCGTCAACCCGGAGCGGTCGGCGGGCCGTCACCCGCTCATCCAGATCGGCCTCGGCTTCCAGAACAACGCCACGCCCACCCTCGACCTCCCCGGCCTCGACGCGTGGATCGAGCCGGCCATCACCCGCACCGCCAAGCTCGACCTGCTCTTCGACTTCCGCGAGGTGCAGAGCGAGGGCGACACCCCCGACCACATGGTCTGCGCCGTCGAGTACGCGACCGACCTGTACGACCGCTCCACCGTCGAGCTGCTCATCACCCGGCTGGTGCGGCTGCTGGACGAGGCGACCGCCCGGCCGGCCGCCCGGCTGAGCGAGCTGGACGTGCTCCTCGACGACGAGCGCCGGCGCGTCCTGGTCGACTGGAACGACACCGCCCGCGCCGTCGACTTCGACACCCTGCCGGCCCTGTTCGCCGCCCAGGTCGCCCGTACGCCCGAGGCGCTCGCGCTGGTCGCCGGCGACGAGGAGCTGTCGTACGCCGATCTGGAGGCGCGGGTCAACCGGCTCGCCCGGCATCTGGTCGCGCGGGGGATCGGCGCGGAGGACCGGGTGCTCCTGGTCATGCCGAAGTCGGTCGCCCTGGTCGTGGCCCAGCTCGCCGTGGTCACCGCGGGCGCCGCCTTCGTGCCGGTCGACCCCGGATACCCGCGCGACCGGGTCGCCTTCATGGCCCAGGACTGCGCTCCCGCGCTGATGCTGACCTGCTCCGAGGTCGCGGAGACGGCCGCCGAGGTGATCCCGGACGCCCCGGCGCTGGTGGTCGACGACCCGGCCACCGCGGCCGCGATCGCCGTCCGGCCCGACACCCGGCTCACCGACGCCGAACGGGTCAGGCCGGTCTCCGTCGACCACGCCGCGTACATCATCTACACCTCCGGCTCGACCGGCCGCCCCAAGGGCGTCGTCGTCACCCACCGCGGCATCGGCAACCTCGCCGCGGCGCAGATCGAGCGGTTCGCGATCCAGCGCGACAGCCGGGTCGTGCAGTACGCCACGCCGAGCTTCGACGCGGCCGTCTCCGAGACCTGCATCGCCCTGCTCCGCGGCGCCGCGCTGGTCCTTCCCGTCGGCACCGGGCTGCTGCTCGGCGACGCACTCGCGGACTTCCTCACCGAGTACCGCGTCACCCACGCCACCATCCCGCCGGTCGCGCTGACCGGCCTGGACCCGGCCGCGGTCCCCGCGGACATGGTGCTCACGGTCGCCGGCGAGGCCTGCCCCGCGGAACTGGCCGGGATCTGGTCCCACGGCCGCCGCATGATCAACGCCTACGGTCCGACCGAGACCACGGTCTGCGCGACCATGAGCGCACCGCTCACCGAGGCCGCCGTCCCGCCCATCGGCACCCCGATCACCAACATGCGGGTGTACGTGCTCGACTCCCGCCTCAGCCCGGTCCCGCCCGGTGTCGACGGCGAACTGTACGTCGCCGGCTGCGGACTCGCCCGCGGCTACCTGGGACGGCCCGGCCTGAGCGCCGAGCGGTTCGTCGCCGCGCCGTTCGGCGAGCCGGGGGAGCGGATGTACCGCACCGGCGACCTGGTGCGCCGCCGCGCCGACGGACAGCTGGAGTTCGTCGGCCGCGCCGACGACCAGGTGAAGCTGCGCGGCTTCCGGGTGGAGCCCGACGAGATCGCCGGAGTCCTCACCGACCAGCCGCAGGTGGCGTCGGCCGCCGTGGTCATCCGCGAGGACCGGCCCGGCGAGCGCAGGCTCGTCGGCTACGTCGTCCCCGCCCGGGACACCGCGCCGGGACGCGACACCGGCCTGGAGACCGACCAGGTCGACAAGTGGCAGGTCATCAACGACGAGGTGTACGGCGCCGACGACGACGGGGACGGCCCGCCGCTCGGCGAGAACTTCGCCGGCTGGCACAGCAGTTACGACGGCTCCGTGCTGCCCGAGGAGGAGATGCGCGCCTGGCGCGCGGCCACCGTCGAGCGGATCCTCGCACTGCGCCCGCGCCGGGTGCTGGAGATCGGCGTCGGCGCCGGTCTGATCATGGCGCCGGTCGCCCCGCACGTGGAGCTCTACTGGGGCGCCGACCTGTCCGGCACGGTCATCGAGACCCTGCGCCGGCAGACCGCGGCCGACCCGCTGCTGGCCGGCCGCACCCGGTTCACCGCCGCCCCGGCGCACAGCCTGGACGGGGTGCCGGAGGGCACCTTCGACACCGTCGTCATCAACTCCGTGGCGCAGTACTTCCCGAGCGTCGACTACCTGACCGAGGTCGTCACCAAGGCGTTCTCCCTGCTGGGCGACACCGGCGCGGTGTTCCTCGGCGACCTGCGCGACTTCCGGCTGCTGCGCTGCATGCGGGCGGGCGTCCACCGGGTCGGCCACCCCGACGACGGCGCCGCCGCCGCGCGGGCCGCGGTCGACCGGGCCGTCGAGCGGGAGACCGAACTGCTCGTCGACCCCGGCCTGTTCGACAGTCTCGCGGACGCCCTCGACGGCTTCGGCGGCGTCGACGTCCGGATCAAGCAGGGCGCCTACGACAACGAACTGAGCCGCTACCGCTACGACGTGGTGCTGCACAAGCGCCCCGCGGACGCCGTCTCCCTCGCCCGGGTGCCCGCACTGGCCTGGGACGACACCGGCGGCCTCGGCGGACTCGCCGCGCGGCTGCGCCAGACCGGACCGGACGGGCTGCGCGTCACCGGCATCCCCAACGGGCGGCTCGCGGCCGACCTGGTGGCCGTCGCAGAGATCGACGGCGTCCCGGCGGCCGACGGCATCGCCGTGGGCGCGCTCACCGACATCGGCTCCCGGGCCGGCCACCGCACCCTGGTCACCTGGACCGCCGGGACCGCCGACGGCCGGCTGGACGCGGTGTTCCTCCCGGCCGGCGGCGACGGCGACGCCGAACCCGCCTACCGGGACCTGTACCTGCCGGGCCCGGCCCCGGAGCGGTACGCCAACGACCCGCTCGCCGGCCGCAAGGACGGCGCCCTGGTCGCCGAACTGCACGACGCGCTCGCCGGGCGCCTGCCCGACTACATGGTGCCCGCCGCGCTGGTCGTCCTGGACGCGCTGCCGGTCACCCCCAACGGCAAGCTCGACCAGAAGGCGCTGCCCGCCCCCGACGCCGCCTCCGCCTCCCACCTGGCGCCCGCCACACCCGAGGAGGAGACGATCGCCCGGATCTTCGCCGAGGTGCTCGGACTGCCCCGGGTCGGCGCCGACGACGACTTCTTCCGCCAGGGCGGCGACAGCATCGTCTCCATCCAGCTGGTCAGCAAGGCCCGGGCGGCGGGACTCACCCTGACCGCGCAGGACGTCTTCGCCCACCGCACCGTGCGGGCCATCGCCGCGGCGGCCACCGCCGCACCGGACGGGACCGGCACGGACGACCCGGCGGCCGGCAGCGAGTGGGACATCCCCCTGGTCTCCCAGGACGAGCTCGACGAGTTCGCATCGAATTGGAGCGTTTAG
- a CDS encoding cytochrome P450, translating into MTDAETKMATCPVAPHGWPNPLLPEYDQLPEGRPLTQVTMPSGSKAWLVARHDHIQRLLADNRFSVEPHPTFPIRFPAPQELLDMIARDAKNLLVTMDPPRHTRVRQMALPDFTIKAAEKLRPKMQDLIDFYLDKMEAEGAPADLVQALALPFPAQVICELAGIPEDDREIFTRNAVIMVGTRHSYTMEQKLAANEELMKYFAALVTEKQSNPTDDMLGNFIARAGKTDEFDHHGLTLMTKMLLLAGYEFIVNRIALGIQALVENPEQLAALRADVPGLMPKTVDEVLRYYSLVDEIIARVALEDVEIDGVTIKAGEGILVLKGLADRDPAKYPNPDVFDIHRDSRDHLAFGYGVHQCLGQHVARLMLEMCLTTLVERFPGLHLTESDEPIELIDGLPPVHKLTIGW; encoded by the coding sequence ATGACCGACGCCGAGACGAAGATGGCGACGTGCCCCGTCGCCCCGCACGGCTGGCCCAACCCGCTGCTCCCGGAGTACGACCAGTTGCCGGAGGGCCGGCCGCTGACGCAGGTCACCATGCCGTCCGGCAGCAAGGCGTGGCTGGTCGCGCGGCACGACCACATCCAGCGGCTGCTGGCCGACAACCGCTTCAGCGTCGAGCCGCACCCGACGTTCCCGATCCGGTTCCCCGCGCCGCAGGAACTGCTCGACATGATCGCCCGCGACGCGAAGAACCTGCTGGTGACCATGGACCCGCCCCGGCACACCCGGGTCCGTCAGATGGCCCTGCCGGACTTCACCATCAAGGCCGCGGAGAAGCTCCGGCCGAAGATGCAGGACCTGATCGACTTCTACCTGGACAAGATGGAGGCCGAGGGCGCCCCCGCGGACCTGGTCCAGGCGCTGGCCCTGCCCTTCCCCGCCCAGGTGATCTGCGAGCTGGCCGGCATCCCCGAGGACGACCGGGAGATCTTCACCCGCAACGCCGTGATCATGGTGGGCACGCGCCACTCGTACACCATGGAGCAGAAGCTCGCGGCCAACGAGGAGCTGATGAAGTACTTCGCGGCCCTCGTGACCGAGAAGCAGAGCAACCCGACCGACGACATGCTCGGCAACTTCATCGCCCGGGCCGGCAAGACCGACGAGTTCGACCACCACGGTCTGACCCTGATGACCAAGATGCTGCTGCTCGCGGGCTACGAGTTCATCGTGAACCGCATCGCGCTCGGCATCCAGGCCCTGGTGGAGAACCCCGAGCAGCTCGCCGCGCTGCGCGCCGACGTGCCGGGCCTGATGCCCAAGACCGTGGACGAGGTGCTGCGCTACTACAGCCTCGTCGACGAGATCATCGCCCGTGTCGCCCTGGAGGACGTCGAGATCGACGGCGTCACCATCAAGGCGGGCGAGGGCATCCTGGTCCTCAAGGGCCTGGCCGACCGCGACCCGGCCAAGTACCCGAACCCGGACGTCTTCGACATCCACCGGGACTCCCGCGACCACCTGGCCTTCGGCTACGGCGTCCACCAGTGTCTCGGCCAGCACGTCGCGCGTCTGATGCTGGAGATGTGCCTCACCACGCTGGTGGAGCGCTTCCCGGGGCTGCACCTGACGGAGAGCGACGAGCCGATCGAGCTCATCGACGGGCTGCCGCCGGTCCACAAGCTGACGATCGGCTGGTAG
- a CDS encoding ferredoxin, whose amino-acid sequence MKVTAERDRCIGAGLCTLHAPAVFDQEDDGMVVVLDDSPTGAAADDARKVAEHLCPGKAVLVTEG is encoded by the coding sequence GTGAAGGTAACCGCCGAACGCGACCGCTGCATCGGGGCCGGTCTGTGCACGCTGCACGCCCCGGCCGTCTTCGACCAGGAGGACGACGGAATGGTGGTCGTCCTCGACGACTCGCCCACCGGCGCCGCCGCCGACGACGCCCGCAAGGTCGCGGAGCACCTCTGCCCGGGCAAGGCCGTCCTCGTCACCGAGGGCTGA
- a CDS encoding hotdog family protein produces the protein MTGPAPVRRGYAAPLRAVDRTEVLSEGPSGTRFVLYKTVDPEDPYMEGHFPGLTLLPAVFVLEALRQAVTGLVGADEPLNLLEVRSGRWLAPMQGGDEIRLDVTVTPDGPGRLRVTADGVRQDGTPVAAVKATLGDRAAVLAARPPEDPPPAPDDGPPGPDYTGILGLLPVRHPMLMVDRVESLDPGRRITVAKAVSGSEPCYRRMADGLPLSRYMYPRSLMLESFGQASVLLWLSTGTAQGVPVAAAFRDCSFFGEVRPGAVLRHVSRIDRLMENNVFVSGQTWDGDRCVMTVGALVGSSRPRERVDRAMTAAP, from the coding sequence ATGACCGGGCCCGCCCCGGTGCGGCGCGGCTACGCGGCGCCGCTGCGCGCGGTGGACCGGACGGAGGTGCTCTCCGAGGGGCCGTCCGGGACCAGGTTCGTGCTGTACAAGACCGTCGACCCGGAGGACCCCTACATGGAGGGGCACTTCCCGGGTCTGACGCTGCTGCCCGCGGTGTTCGTCCTCGAGGCGCTGCGCCAGGCGGTGACCGGCCTGGTCGGCGCGGACGAGCCGCTGAACCTCCTGGAGGTGCGGTCCGGACGCTGGCTGGCGCCCATGCAGGGCGGTGACGAGATCCGTCTGGACGTCACGGTGACGCCCGACGGGCCGGGACGCCTGCGGGTGACCGCGGACGGCGTCCGGCAGGACGGCACCCCCGTCGCGGCGGTGAAGGCCACGCTCGGCGACCGTGCCGCCGTCCTCGCGGCGCGGCCCCCCGAGGACCCGCCGCCCGCCCCGGACGACGGGCCCCCCGGCCCCGACTACACCGGCATCCTCGGCCTGCTGCCGGTACGGCATCCCATGCTCATGGTGGACCGGGTCGAATCCCTCGACCCCGGGCGGCGGATCACCGTCGCCAAGGCGGTCTCCGGCTCCGAGCCCTGCTACCGGCGGATGGCCGACGGGCTGCCCCTGTCCCGGTACATGTACCCCAGGTCGCTGATGCTGGAGTCGTTCGGGCAGGCCTCGGTGCTGCTGTGGCTGTCCACCGGCACCGCGCAGGGCGTGCCCGTGGCCGCCGCCTTCCGCGACTGCAGCTTCTTCGGCGAGGTGCGGCCCGGCGCCGTGCTGCGCCATGTGTCGCGGATCGACCGGCTGATGGAGAACAACGTCTTCGTCTCCGGGCAGACCTGGGACGGCGACCGGTGCGTCATGACGGTCGGCGCCCTGGTGGGCTCCAGCCGGCCGCGCGAGCGGGTCGACCGCGCCATGACCGCCGCCCCCTGA
- a CDS encoding DsrE family protein, with the protein MEAQTAAAGTRAGAGAASYFLVESKGNWAGPTAGAFLMDAVALAEAGHRVRVFLVEDGVLSAVGADVPEIRRLAAAGAEILVDDFSAAQRALSATTLSPHVRLAGMDVAAAALTEDGCRGVWH; encoded by the coding sequence ATGGAGGCGCAGACGGCGGCCGCCGGCACCCGTGCCGGCGCCGGCGCCGCGTCCTACTTCCTGGTCGAGAGCAAGGGGAACTGGGCGGGCCCCACCGCGGGCGCCTTCCTCATGGACGCCGTGGCGCTCGCCGAGGCCGGCCACCGGGTGCGGGTGTTCCTCGTGGAGGACGGCGTACTGAGCGCCGTCGGCGCCGACGTCCCCGAGATCCGGCGGCTGGCCGCGGCCGGCGCCGAGATCCTCGTGGACGACTTCTCGGCGGCGCAGCGCGCCCTGTCCGCCACCACGCTGTCGCCGCACGTCCGCCTGGCCGGCATGGACGTCGCGGCCGCCGCGCTCACCGAGGACGGCTGCCGGGGGGTGTGGCACTGA
- a CDS encoding acyl carrier protein yields the protein MSAETTLDVSELRELVADTLDVELSALTDDVLLIEELGVDSVVALELMVTLEQRYGVRIPEEELGTVRRFPDIHVLLNRKAAG from the coding sequence GTGAGTGCCGAAACCACGCTGGACGTATCGGAACTTCGCGAGCTGGTGGCGGACACGCTGGATGTCGAACTGTCGGCGCTGACCGACGACGTCCTCCTCATCGAGGAACTGGGCGTCGACTCCGTCGTGGCCCTGGAGCTCATGGTCACGCTCGAGCAGCGCTACGGGGTCAGGATTCCCGAGGAGGAGCTCGGCACCGTCCGCAGGTTCCCCGACATCCACGTCCTGCTGAACCGGAAAGCGGCCGGTTGA